The segment AGGCGACCGACGGATGGTTGTTGTGACGAGGGCCACAAAGAGGAGGTTAAAGGAGGAATCCTACGACCCGGAACTGAGAAAGATGAGGAGGGTGGAGGAACTGAGGAGGTTGaggaggctggaggaggaatCCGGTGACCCGAGGCTAAGAGAAGACCTGATAAGCCGCCTCCCAGACGATGTCCTCAGGGGCATCATCACTCTCCTTCCTACCAAGGATGGCGCCAGCACCCAGGTCCTCTCACGACGGTGGCGCCCGCTCTGGCGCTTCGCGCCTCTCAATCTTGAGGCTTGGGTCAATGGCGAGACAATGGGGAAGGATGTGGCCGCCATCCATGACACGCTTCGAGCCCACGAGGGCCATATCTGTCGACTCTCCCTCATCTAGAGAGATGGCCACGACCGTCGCTTTCTCGTCATCGAATCCATCCTTGGATCCCCCGAGCTTGACCGCCTCCAGGAATTTGAACTGTTCTATGATAATGTTTGCTCTCAAAATCCTCCAGTTCCACTATCTGTACTCCGTATGTCTGCTGCTCTACGTGTTCTCAGGATTCGTTCAACGCGTGATGGTGCACTTCAGTTTCCCATGGAGACTGCTTGCATGCTTGATTTCCCACACCTCAAAGCGCTCACCCTATCCAATGTCAACATCATGGATAGCGCTCTCCATGGTCTTCTTTCGCGATGCCCTGTCTTGGAGAGCTTGGTGTTGGTTGGGAACAGGTGGTGTCGTTGTCTCCATATTAGCTCCTTGACACTTCGGAGCCTTGGTGTGTCAGATGGTTTTTCCTCGGTAGAG is part of the Oryza glaberrima chromosome 12, OglaRS2, whole genome shotgun sequence genome and harbors:
- the LOC127756386 gene encoding F-box/LRR-repeat protein At3g26922-like; this encodes MVVVTRATKRRLKEESYDPELRKMRRVEELRRLRRLEEESGDPRLREDLISRLPDDVLRGIITLLPTKDGASTQVLSRRWRPLWRFAPLNLEAWVNGETMGKDVAAIHDTLRAHEGQEFELFYDNVCSQNPPVPLSVLRMSAALRVLRIRSTRDGALQFPMETACMLDFPHLKALTLSNVNIMDSALHGLLSRCPVLESLVLVGNRWCRCLHISSLTLRSLGVSDGFSSVEGKLEEVTIVDAPLLERLIIPRDKWQDDFVVRVTQAPKLEALGYLSDGISRLEIGTMVVQKLVPVSLSNVVRTVKILAINTNFYPNVVIDFIKCFPCVEKLYVKVHYYAYFNNVQQNVSLECLDLHLKMVEFINYQGNVEDLNFIRFFVLNALVLECMKLVTHRNKCDVKWIEEQHQKLQLYSGASRRVTFDFQADYEGDSLVHMKHISDLTTNDPFDRSFCRCRDEER